Within the Thiohalobacter sp. IOR34 genome, the region TCTGGCGCGGGCCGCCATCGACCGGGCGCGTCAGCAGGTGGCGGAACTGGTCGGGGTCGCGCCGGGCCAGGTGATCTTCACCAGTGGCGGCACCGAGGCCAACAACCTGGCGCTCTGGGCGCGCTGCGCGGCGGCGAAGGCACCGGGGCGGCTGGCGGTGAGCGCCATCGAGCACCCCTCGGTGCTGGCCCCGGCCGAGGCCTGGGCGGCCCGTGGCTGGCAGCTCGATCGCCTGCCGGTCGATGCCGACGGGCGTCTCCAGATGGCGGCGCTGGAGCGCAGCCTGGCGTCTGGCACCGAGCTGGTCTCGGTGATGCTGGCCAACAACGAGACCGGCGTGTTGCAGGACATCCCGGCCATCGCCGGGCGGGTGCGGGCCGCCGGCGCCGTGCTGCATACCGATGCGGTGCAGGCCGCGGGCAAGCTGCCGCTGGATTTCGCCGCCAGCGGGGCGGGGCTGATGAGCCTCTCGGCGCACAAGATCTATGGTCCCAAGGGCGTCGGCGCGCTGATCGTCGACAGGGCCCTGGAGCTGGTGCCGCTGCTGGTCGGCGGCGGCCAGGAACGCGGCCTGCGCGCCGGCACCGAGAACCTGGCCGGGATCGTCGGTTTCGGGGCCGCCGCGGAGCTGGCCCGCCAGCGCCTGAGGCAGGATGCCGAGCGGCTGCGCGCGCTGCGCGAGCGGCTGGAGGAACAGCTGGCGGCGCTGCCGGGAGTGAGCCTGTTCGCGCGCGCCGCGCCGCGGCTGCCGAACACCCTGCAGCTGGCACTGGACGGCATCGACGGCGAGGCTCTGCTGTTGCAGCTGGATCGCGAGGGCCTGGCGGTTTCCAGTGGCTCGGCCTGTTCCAGCGGCAGTACCGAACCCAGCCATGTGCTGACGGCGATGGGGGTCGAGGCGCAACGGGCGCGCGGCGCCATCCGCATCAGCCTCGGGCGACACAGCAGCGAGGCCGACATCGATCGTCTGGTCGGGGTGTTGCGCCGGCAGCAGGAGTGGGCTGCCCGGGCCGCGGCCTGGTAGGAAGACGGAATTCTTGAATCAATACGACACGGTGGCAATGACATCATGACTATCGAAGTACCGATCTATCTGGACTACAGTGCGACCACCCCGGTCGACGAGCGGGTGGCGGAGAAGCTCTGTGCCTGCCTGACCCGGCGCGGCGAATTCGGCAACCCGGCCTCGCGCAGCCATCCCTTCGGCTGGAAGGCGGAAGAGCTGGTGGAAGAGGCACGCGCCCAGGTGGCGGCGCTGGTCAACGCCGACCCGAAGGAGATCATCTGGACCTCCGGCGCCACGGAGTCCGACAACCTCGCGATCAAGGGTGCGGCCCACTTCTACAAGAAGAAGGGGCGGCACATCGTCACCGTGAAGACCGAGCACAAGGCGGTGCTGGACACCTGCCGCCAGCTGGAGCGCGAGGGCTACGAGGTCAGCTACCTGGAGCCGGAGGAGAGCGGTCTGCTGGATCTGGACAAGTTCCGCGCGGCTCTGCGCGAGGACACCATCGTTGCCTCGGTGATGCACGTCAACAACGAGATCGGTGTCATCCAGGACATTGCCGCCATCGGTGCCATCTGCCGCGAGCGTGGCATCGTCTTCCATGTC harbors:
- a CDS encoding cysteine desulfurase family protein gives rise to the protein MQQVYLDYNATTPLDEGVLEAMLPYLREQFGNPSSVHATGRLARAAIDRARQQVAELVGVAPGQVIFTSGGTEANNLALWARCAAAKAPGRLAVSAIEHPSVLAPAEAWAARGWQLDRLPVDADGRLQMAALERSLASGTELVSVMLANNETGVLQDIPAIAGRVRAAGAVLHTDAVQAAGKLPLDFAASGAGLMSLSAHKIYGPKGVGALIVDRALELVPLLVGGGQERGLRAGTENLAGIVGFGAAAELARQRLRQDAERLRALRERLEEQLAALPGVSLFARAAPRLPNTLQLALDGIDGEALLLQLDREGLAVSSGSACSSGSTEPSHVLTAMGVEAQRARGAIRISLGRHSSEADIDRLVGVLRRQQEWAARAAAW